gcatgctttccttcattggacagggtattgagtgaaagatatggcaggttacgtgacagttgtataagactttggttcatccacatttggaataccgcgtacagttctggttgctactgtaccaaaacgatgtggatgttttggattgggtgcaaaagaggttcaccaggatgttgcctagtatagAGGGTGCTAGCTCTAAAGagaggtttattttcattaggattaggattattttcattagaaagatggagcttgagggggaacctgattaaAGTCTCCAAAATCATAAGAGGTATACACAGGGTGGATCGCCAGAAGCTTTTTCTCAGAGTGtcggactcaattactagggtcacgggttcaaggtgagagtggaaaagttcaagggagatatgcatggaaagttctttacacagaggctggtgggtgcctggaacatgttgccagtggaggtggtagaggcagaggcagaggcaggcacaatagagtcatttaagatgcatgaattggcaggaagcagagggatacagatccttagaaaataggtgacaggtttagaaagAGGATCTgaatcggcgcaggcttggagcgctgaagggcctgttgctgtgctgtaatttttctttgttcttctgggtgtcctcatgcatgaatcatAAGAAACGTGTATGTGgatacagcagataatgagagagGCAAATggaatagacagggtagatagataTAAGCTTTTTCCTTCGATGACAGATTCAATAATAAAAGGTCACATGTTCGAGgtaagaggtgaaaagtttaagggggatatacgcggcaagtactttatacagagggcggtaggtgcctggaacacattgccagcagaggtagtactcatttaagatgcatctggatagatgcatgaggaggtggggattcagatgctgaggaattgggCAATatgtttagacagtggatttaggtcagctcaggcttggagggatgAAGCACCtgctcctgggctgtaaattttctttgttctctttgttctttggaATTTTGGCATGTATTGCTAAAGGAATAAAATGTAAAAGTCAGAAAGCATTGCTGCATCTGTTGAAGGCATTAATGAGACCTCATCTGGAGTAATGCATACAACTTTGGTCACCTTACTTTATGGATATATTTTACTTGGAGCactccagagaaggttcaccagatggATTTCAGATAGGTgaggtttgtcttatgaaggCAGATTGAGCAGTACAAGTATATTATCCGGAATTAGAAAAATGAGAAGAGATCTAATTGACGTGATACTAAAGGGGATTGTCAAAATACATTGAGAGGATGCTTCCTTGtgggcaatctagaatgagaggtcatagttttaggatacaTGTAGCACAATTAAAACCGCGATGAGCAGTCAacataattctggattagtggtgctggaagagcacagcagttcaggcagcatccaagtagcgtcaaagctacttggatgttgcctgaactgctgtgctcttccagcaccactaatccagaatctggtttccagcatctgcagtcattgtttttacctagtcaaCATAATCGAAGACCCCTTCCAACCCAGTATtgctcttccatcaggcaggagatacaaaagtttgaaaacacataccaatAGACTCAagcacagcttcttccctgctgttttcaaacttatgaacagacctctcaatATTCAAGTGAATTTTTCCCCACACATTCTGTGCAGCTGTGACATTGTATTCTGCAATGTTTCTCTGATGTATTTATGTAAGCTATTTGTTTGGTTAGCATGCAACACAATACTTTTCTCCGTATCTTAGTACATGTGACGATAGTGAATCAAATCACCAAATCAATTACTTCTCTCGAATGATTGAAAATCAACGGAATTCACAATCCTAGAGTGAGGTAGATGCAGGGACAGTGAATAAATTAGGAGATTAAGAAAGAAAATCATATTTGTTCAAATTTCCATGATCAGTAGAAATTTGAATCAAATCTTTTTTGCCATCACTGACTCAATTGAGATTTCAAAAACATTTACATTTCTAGACCCACTTGGGTTAAATCTGTGACTTAAATTTTGTAACATTTCATCATGTCATGAAAGAGTATTGAGAACTACTTTTAATAACATTGCAACTAACATTGAGAATCACTTCCTCCCTGTTCGAATTACAGTTCTTCAACAGAAACACAAGGAGACACTACGGATCCAAACAGAAACGCTGAGAGTGAACACGATCcaaataaaagagaaagtgaagactttCCAGCTGGTTGATCGGTATGCTGAGCTAACGATCATTGCTACTGTTCGGGATCGAACCCTTGTAGAACATGAACTGCTGGCAAGAGGCCGAGACCatgaagagtggagagagaaacacctCTGGAGAGAACTGGAAAAAATCAAAACTGATCAGTTGTTCCAGAGCAACTTTTCCCAGAAAAAGTTCATTTCTGGGAAAACCGTGGCAGTGAGTGGGGTCCCAGGAATTGGAAAAACAACAATGCTACAAAAGATTGTTTGTGACTGGGCCACCGGGAAAATCTACCAACACTTTGAATTTGTTTTCTATTTCAAGTTCCGAGATTTGAACACTATTAACTGTAGTATAAACCTGAAGAATCTGATACTGGAACAGTATCCTTATTTTGAGAATGTTCTGGGAAATCTTTGGAAGAAGCCAGAGAATTTACTGTTTATATTTGATAGTTTGGATGAATTCAGGGAGAGGatagatttttctgacaatctgaGGCCTCAGTCTGTATGCACAGATCCCGAATATTGGTGTGAAGTGTCTGACATTGTATATAGTTTAATCCAACACAAGCTGCTTCCAGGGTGCTCAGTGTTGGTGACCACTCGTCCGACTGACTTAGTTTTATTGGAAAAGGCTGAAATCAGTATGTGGGCTGAAATCCTGGGATTTGCTGATGATGATCGGAAGGAATATTTCAACAAGTTTTTTGAAGATCAGACAGTGGCAGCAGCTATTTATAACCACCTGAAGGAGAACGAAATCTTGTACACCATGAGCTATAACCCTTCGTACTGCTGGATCCTCTGTCTATCACTGGGTCCCTTCTTTGCACAATGTGACAGGAAACAACAAAAAGTTCCCAAAACCATAACCCAACTGTATTCCTACTATATTTACAACATTCTGAAACACCATTGCCGAGAGATCAAAAACCCCCGTGATGTGTTACTGAAGCTCGGTGAGATGGCCTTCAAAGGAATCTCTGAGAAAAAGATTGTCTTTAGAAATGGAGAGTTGATCCAATACGATCTACAACCTTCTCAGTTCCTGTCTGGGTTCCTGATGGAACTTTTGGAGAGAGATGATTCAGTCCAGAGTGTAATTTACACATTCCCACACACCACCATCCAAGAGTTTGTAGCTGCACTTGCACAATTCCTGACTCCAGATCCCACGGACATTCAGAAACTCCTCAGCATTGCTTACAGTGAGGCAGATGGCCGTTATCAGATATTTCTCCGTTTTGTTATTGGTCTGACCTCCCCACAGTCAGCTTGCCCCCTGGAGGAATTTCTGGGTCCATTTCTTCATCAGACAACCTGCCGAGTGATTGACTGGGTGAAGGATATGGCTGAAGGACAGGTTCGAAATACAAGGAGCAACATTGGTAAAAGGGACTTTCTGAACATATTGCAGTACCTCTTTGAATCTCAGAATAAAGCATTAATTTGGACCACAGTGAGATCCATGGAAACATTCGCATTTAGTAGATTGCAACTGACACCAGTTGACTGCTTTGTTCTGTCACATGTCATTGGACTGTGTGAAACAATAAAACTTCTTGATCTCGAGAACTGTTATATTCAGCATGAAGGACTGCAGCAACTTGCCTCAGTACTGTACAAATGCAGGGAGCTGAGGTAAGGTTTTTTTAACTCTTTTGGATAAGTTGTAGAATAATCATGTGATGTTCACTTTCGTTCTCCATGGATACATTTTACTGAAAGCAGAGATAAACTGATTGTTTTACATGGGTTATATTTGTGCTCAATCACTTTGTAACTCGGTTCATAACTGAACATGTGAAACTGATTTTTCAGAACAATTAGAAAGTTTGCCCAAAAGGCAATGGTCCATTTAAATTAAATTGTATTAAGTACAGTTGAAAAATGGACAGGAAATAGGAATATTACATGGCTAAATAACAATTAATTTAAAATATATTCCACATCTCCAATTTTAAGTAGAAACAATGGGAACATAACTTTATAAAATGGTTTGATATTTATTGCTGTGTTTTTAATTGTCTTGTTGGAAGGGTGAGGGCTAAAAAGAGAAAGCGATGGCCTATTGATATTATTATTTGACTGTTAACCCAAAGATGCAGATAATATATGGGGGGACCCAGCTTCAAATCACACCATGGCAGACGTTGGAATTTGCATTAAATATGTTCACAGcgcctagcactgctgcctcacagcgcttgagacccgggttcaattcccgcctcaggcgactgactgtgtggagtttgcacgttctccccgtgtctgcgtgggtttcctccgggtgctccggtttcctcccacagtccaaagatgtgcaggccaggtgaattggccatgctaaattgcccatagtgttaggtaaggggtaaatgtagatgtaggggtatgggtgggttacgcttcggcggggcggtgtggacttgttgggccggagggcctgtttccacactgtaagtaatctaatatctggaattaaagagCTTAATGACGACCATAAGTCCATTGTTGATCGTCAGAAAACTCCTCTggtccactaatgtcctttcggaaAGGAGACTGCTGCCCTTACCCGCTCTGCTGTAcacgtgacttcagacccacagaaatgtgggtacctcttaactgtcctctgggcaataaatgatagTCCAGCCAGTGACAACCACATTCTATAAATGAAAAAAGAACAAATATTGGGAAAATATGACATGTTTCAGCTCTAAGTCTATATAATTATTGGATTTATTTACTTTCCTAAACTAAAATACATTTGGGAGTTTTAAGTATACAGGTATAATGGCTCGTGATGCATTGTCCCAGGATTTCAGACATACACCAGCTAGCATTGGAGCCTCATGCATTGTGAGTATATACTGACTAGAATGGGGAAGTGAATCTGGCAATCACCCTTTATCCAGACCTGCATGTGAGATGCCGATCACAGAGGCAACTTCTGAAAATTTTCCAATAACTGTCAAGGCAGCTGTACCCGAAATACATGTATAACCATTCTAACGGGACCAGAATAACATTGTCCTGATGCAGTTTTGAACTTGCGGAACTGGGCACATTTAAAACACATACTGGGAAAATGAACAACCTTTGTAAGATAAAATCCTCAATAATAAGCTTGAAGCAACAGTTTGCTCCATTTCTCAATGTAACACAAGCCTCAGTTATTTTAAAGGTCAAATACTTTTTATAATTAAATTCAGAGATGCTCACGTGACCCAATAAATCTCCTATTTAAGGAACAACAGATATTAAACATGTCTGTGAACAATGCAGGCATCGGTCACCAAAGCGCACTGAACTCTGTCTGCTCAACGAGATAAAGTTTGGTCATAGGAAGTCATACTGGACTGAAGGATATTAAACAACTTCACATGGATAGGACAATATGATGCAACACTGTCATAGATGGTGCTTGAACATTTTGAGAACTGAACAGCATAGAACAGTTCGTCAGTGACATGAAAATCTGAGTATTAATTTCCTTAAGTTTGTTCAATGTTTTACAGCTGAGAGCAAAATAACATCAGAGGCAGAATTTCATTCACAGTGTTTCTCATGATTTCTTTGTGTTTAGATTGAGGAACAATGATCTGGGGAATCCAGCAGTGAAACTGTTGTCTGAAGCGCTGAGGAGCTCAGATTGTCAAATAGAAAAACTGCAGTAAGCATCAAATTGTGCATGATTTTTCCGAAGCAGGATATCTAATAATGTACATTATCACCAGTTGGAAGGTTATTAATAGCTACTGCCCTTCATTCTTAACATCTGAATTCCATTCTGTCCATCTGTATTAGTATCAATAATAATGTTAACAATAAACACCAAGGACGTACACTTCTGTTATTCCTATCTGTTTTGATCACTAGGCTGAATGATAATCACCTCACAGCTTCCTGTGCCCAGGATCTTGCCTCAGCTCTCAGTACAAACCAGTCATTGATAAGTCTGAATCTGGGTGAAAATAAATTCGGAGATTTTGGAGTAAAACGACTGTTTGGGGTTCTGAGGAATGTGAACTGCAAACTGCAGGAACTGGTGTAAGTACCAGACAGAGAGATTGTATTTAGAGTAACTGGAGGTCTAACACGAAGCATTATTATCATTATGAATCATAAAGTTTTGAGCAAACAATGGGAATTATCCTAATTTATGTTATTTGTTTCTCTCGCTCTCCATTACCCACTTTTCCCAACCCTCCATATTCCCAGGCTGCATGATAATCGTCTCTCACATTCTTGTATCGAAGAACTCACGTACGCACTCATTACAAATCAGTCATTGACTGTTCTAAACCTTGGTAACAATAAACTGGGAGATGCAGGAGTGAAACTGCTATGTGTGGCATTGAATAACCCAACATGCAAAATTCTGGAATTGGGGTAAGAATTGGATTCTTGTGTTTATCTTCTCTAATAGAATCATATGGGAATCCCTGGCTGGATTCAATACCACTCTTGTTCCTTTTTATTGTTAGTCTAAGCTACTGATCCTAAATGGTAAAGGATGGCCACATTAGGTCTTTGGCCAAGGAAAGGTTCAATTGTGATAAACAAATAGAATTGTAACTTGGTACTTCATAGCTAGTCGCAAATCATGAAAATAAAAAAGAATCTGAGGTAATACGTCAGGCTATACTTCAAAGTACACCTAGCTTCTACTGAAGCATTATGGTTACAGCTTAGAAACAACTAACAGCTCGATAGCTCCTCCcaggaacaaagttaaaaatctcacaacactagattatagtccaacaggtttaattggaagcactagcttttggagaacttctccttcattaggtgg
This genomic stretch from Chiloscyllium punctatum isolate Juve2018m chromosome 51, sChiPun1.3, whole genome shotgun sequence harbors:
- the LOC140470495 gene encoding NACHT, LRR and PYD domains-containing protein 3-like isoform X1, coding for MLESKIDSRSWILMRNKKAADAGIQSRQAGGWKNTASQAASGSSDVGILGVTILQKSSQAEHQNLGVSFNNMAEDPNREEDPVSSTESDIDTDPNSTIMKFLVKCEDYQLFQFTKFFWDRLEQAIKDCVDGLSSLLTYERIFSGQEHQKIIELVKKHMCADSSKLLLNLVMEKGSPARRVMWKSFVKMRHVVPKLDKILKQVQELGLNPFDTVKLTQSLPKIPNHLKVLQQKHKETLRIQTETLRVNTIQIKEKVKTFQLVDRYAELTIIATVRDRTLVEHELLARGRDHEEWREKHLWRELEKIKTDQLFQSNFSQKKFISGKTVAVSGVPGIGKTTMLQKIVCDWATGKIYQHFEFVFYFKFRDLNTINCSINLKNLILEQYPYFENVLGNLWKKPENLLFIFDSLDEFRERIDFSDNLRPQSVCTDPEYWCEVSDIVYSLIQHKLLPGCSVLVTTRPTDLVLLEKAEISMWAEILGFADDDRKEYFNKFFEDQTVAAAIYNHLKENEILYTMSYNPSYCWILCLSLGPFFAQCDRKQQKVPKTITQLYSYYIYNILKHHCREIKNPRDVLLKLGEMAFKGISEKKIVFRNGELIQYDLQPSQFLSGFLMELLERDDSVQSVIYTFPHTTIQEFVAALAQFLTPDPTDIQKLLSIAYSEADGRYQIFLRFVIGLTSPQSACPLEEFLGPFLHQTTCRVIDWVKDMAEGQVRNTRSNIGKRDFLNILQYLFESQNKALIWTTVRSMETFAFSRLQLTPVDCFVLSHVIGLCETIKLLDLENCYIQHEGLQQLASVLYKCRELRLRNNDLGNPAVKLLSEALRSSDCQIEKLQLNDNHLTASCAQDLASALSTNQSLISLNLGENKFGDFGVKRLFGVLRNVNCKLQELVLHDNRLSHSCIEELTYALITNQSLTVLNLGNNKLGDAGVKLLCVALNNPTCKILELGLWGASLSDSCTKDLASALSTNQTLTTLKLGTNLFTDQSVPAISHLILNCRSLERIELWENQFTPTGKRHLESMRESRRKLKVVV
- the LOC140470495 gene encoding NACHT, LRR and PYD domains-containing protein 3-like isoform X2, whose amino-acid sequence is MLESKIDSRSWILMRNKKAADAGIQSRQAGGWKNTASQAASGSSDVGILGVTILQKSSQAEHQNLGVSFNNMAEDPNREEDPVSSTESDIDTDPNSTIMKFLVKCEDYQLFQFTKFFWDRLEQAIKDCVDGLSSLLTYERIFSGQEHQKIIELVKKHMCADSSKLLLNLVMEKGSPARRVMWKSFVKMRHVVPKLDKILKQVQELGLNPFDTVKLTQSLPKIPNHLKVLQQKHKETLRIQTETLRVNTIQIKEKVKTFQLVDRYAELTIIATVRDRTLVEHELLARGRDHEEWREKHLWRELEKIKTDQLFQSNFSQKKFISGKTVAVSGVPGIGKTTMLQKIVCDWATGKIYQHFEFVFYFKFRDLNTINCSINLKNLILEQYPYFENVLGNLWKKPENLLFIFDSLDEFRERIDFSDNLRPQSVCTDPEYWCEVSDIVYSLIQHKLLPGCSVLVTTRPTDLVLLEKAEISMWAEILGFADDDRKEYFNKFFEDQTVAAAIYNHLKENEILYTMSYNPSYCWILCLSLGPFFAQCDRKQQKVPKTITQLYSYYIYNILKHHCREIKNPRDVLLKLGEMAFKGISEKKIVFRNGELIQYDLQPSQFLSGFLMELLERDDSVQSVIYTFPHTTIQEFVAALAQFLTPDPTDIQKLLSIAYSEADGRYQIFLRFVIGLTSPQSACPLEEFLGPFLHQTTCRVIDWVKDMAEGQVRNTRSNIGKRDFLNILQYLFESQNKALIWTTVRSMETFAFSRLQLTPVDCFVLSHVIGLCETIKLLDLENCYIQHEGLQQLASVLYKCRELRLRNNDLGNPAVKLLSEALRSSDCQIEKLQLNDNHLTASCAQDLASALSTNQSLISLNLGENKFGDFGVKRLFGVLRNVNCKLQELVLHDNRLSHSCIEELTYALITNQSLTVLNLGNNKLGDAGVKLLCVALNNPTCKILELGLWENQFTPTGKRHLESMRESRRKLKVVV